A single region of the Lycium barbarum isolate Lr01 chromosome 2, ASM1917538v2, whole genome shotgun sequence genome encodes:
- the LOC132628563 gene encoding uncharacterized protein LOC132628563 — translation MVNGRRKRLQVKRMKKQDGSWIEGEDALAEKATQFYHHQFTQEDISSDFSLLQHVPNMVTQEKNHILTSMPTLEDVKTAIFDLSGDSSGGPDGIIGAFYQVCWDIVGADVYNVVKVFFEGQTLPKFITHTNLNKLENVLPSLVSANQSGFVKGRCIIENVLLTQEVVSDIRLRGKPANVVLKLDMAKAYDRVSWDFFGKSFEENGICRKVLSRALNSLFEDNGFRSYEMPKWSANLNHLAYADDAIIFSSTDDTSLQLIMGILQEYEQMSGQLINKGKSSFYMHSKVANVIVQ, via the exons ATGGTAAATGGTAGGAGGAAGAGATTGCAGGTCAAAAGGATGAAAAAGCAAGATGGAAGTTGGATTGAGGGGGAAGACGCTCTAGCTGAGAAAGCAACCCAATTTTATCATCATCAGTTTACACAGGAGGATATCTCTTCAGATTTCTCATTGCTGCAACATGTTCCTAATATGGTTACTCAGGAGAAAAATCATATCCTTACCAGCATGCCAACTCTAGAAGATGTTAAGACGGCAATTTTTGATCTGTCAGGAGATAGCTCAGGTGGTCCAGATGGTATAATTGGAGCATTTTATCAAGTATGCTGGGATATTGTGGGGGCTGATGTGTATAATGTAGTGAAAGTCTTCTTTGAAGGACAGACTTTGCCAAAGTTCATAACTCATACAAATCTG AATAAGCTTGAAAATGTTTTGCCTTCTTTGGTATCTGCTAATCAGTCTGGTTTTGTAAAGGGAAGATGTATAATTGAGAATGTACTGTTAACTCAAGAGGTGGTATCAGATATAAGACTTAGGGGAAAACCAGCTAATGTGGTGCTTAAACTGGATATGGCTAAGGCCTATGATAGAGTGTCCTGGGATTTTTTTGGCAAGAGTTTTGAGGAAAATGGGATTTGCAGAA AAGTGTTGTCTAGAGCATTGAACTCTTTATTTGAGGACAATGGCTTTAGAAGCTATGAAATGCCTAAATGGAGTGCTAATTTGAATCAtcttgcttatgcagatgatGCTATTATATTCTCATCTACAGATGATACTTCATTGCAGCTGATCATGGGAATATTACAGGAGTATGAGCAGATGTCAGGGCAGCTTATCAACAAAGGAAAAAGTTCCTTCTACATGCATAGTAAAGTTGCAAATGTGATAGTACAATAG